One Ascaphus truei isolate aAscTru1 chromosome 9, aAscTru1.hap1, whole genome shotgun sequence genomic region harbors:
- the TBPL2 gene encoding TATA box-binding protein-like 2, with translation MDGESSLERYLDQCDAEDVLASSAPHIYTPMIPYDADLPILPLPGTSFTSPLDQPKEFSADFSSVDLSFLPDDLNQDHAEQSYSNDGQHGEQGPQYTSQSRLQDSGICLDGSTLSQPYTPHCREEDSNLCPPPITPMTPMTPMTPVSESSGIVPQLQNIVSTVNLACKLDLKKIALQARNAEYNPKRFAAVIMRIRDPRTTALIFSSGKMVCTGAKSEEQSRLAARKYARVVQKLGFPAKFLDFKIQNMVGSCDVRFPIRLEGLVLTHQQFSSYEPELFPGLIYRMVKPRIVLLIFVSGKVVLTGAKERSEIYEAFENIYPILKGFKKTI, from the exons ATGGATGGAGAGTCCTCTTTGGAGAGATACTTAGATCAGTGTGACGCAGAG GATGTACTTGCATCATCTGCTCCTCATATATACACCCCCATGATCCCATACGATGCAGATCTACCGATACTGCCGCTTCCAGGGACCTCCTTTACGTCTCCACTGGATCAGCCGAAAGAGTTCTCCGCTGATTTTTCTTCTGTGGACCTCAGCTTTCTTCCTGATGATCTTAACCAGGACCACGCAGAACAGTCTTACTCCAATGACGGCCAGCATGGAGAACAAGGACCGCAGTACACATCACAGTCCAGGCTGCAGGACAGTGGCATCTGCTTAGATGGCTCTACTTTATCTCAGCCATACACACCTCACTGTAGAGAAGAAGACTCTAACCTATGCCCCCCGCCTATTACCCCTATGACCCCAATGACCCCCATGACCCCAGTTTCAGAGAGCTCTGGCATAGTTCCTCAGTTGCA AAATATAGTGTCTACTGTGAATTTGGCCTGTAAACTAGATCTAAAGAAAATAGCGCTACAAGCCAGAAATGCAGAGTATAACCCAAAG AGATTTGCAGCGGTGATTATGAGAATCCGGGACCCCAGAACAACAGCacttattttcagctctgggaaaaTGGTCTGCACTGGGGCAAAGAG TGAAGAACAGTCCCGGCTGGCAGCGAGAAAGTATGCGCGAGTTGTACAGAAACTTGGCTTCCCAGCGAAGTTTCTTGACTTTAAAATCCAGAACATGGTGGGAAGCTGCGATGTGAGATTCCCGATCCGGCTGGAAGGCCTGGTGCTCACTCATCAGCAGTTTAGCAG TTATGAACCAGAGTTattcccaggcctgatttatagaATGGTGAAACCGAGGATTGTGCTGCTAATTTTTGTCTCTGGAAAGGTTGTACTAACTG